The DNA region GCGGCGGCGAGTCGCGGTCGATGGTGACGATCTGCTCGGTCGCCTCGTAGAAGCGGGAGAGGCTCCGCGGCTCGCGCATGGTGTCTCAACCCTCCGTGGTGCGCAGGACGGGCCACTCGTAGGCCCGGGCGACGCGGGCGAGCCGCGCGTCCGGGTTGACCGCCGCGGGGTGGCCCACCACCGCGAGCATGGGGTAGTCGGAGAAGGAGTCCGAGTACGCGAAGCTCTTCTCGAGCGCCACGCCGTTCCGCACGCACCAGTCGCGGATCACCAGCGCCTTGTGCGCACCCTCGATGATGGGCGGCACGACGCGCCCGGTGGCGACGCCCTGCACGAAGCGCATCCGGTTGGCGATGAGGTCGTCGGCGCCGAGGTGCTCGGACAGGCGCCGCACGGTGAAGTCGAGCGCGCCGGTGACGAACACCACCCGGCAGCCGGCGCGCCGCGCCTCGTCCACCAGCCGGCGCGAGCCGGGGTGCACCGCCGGCTTCAGCACGTCCTCGAACAGCTCGGTCGCGAGCGTCTCCAGCCGGTCCTCGCTCTGGCCGCGGTAGTACGCGTAGAACAGCTCGTTGAACGCCTTCCGGTTCACCCGGTCCGCGGCCATGAAGAGGGGCACGGACAGGAGCGTGCGGGCGGTCTGCCAGGCGGTGCCGAGGATCGTCCCCTGGTTCATCGCGTAGAACGCGAACGCGTGCACGATGTTCGTGCGCACGAGCGTCCCGTCGATGTCGAAGAACGCAGCCTTGCCCGGATCCGCCATGACCCGCGAGGCATACGCAATGGACGACCCGGTTGGCAAGGGCGTAGCGGGGGCTTCGAACGCCTACAGCCACCCGGCGGCGCGATACCAGGCGGCCGCCCGCGTCATCGACGCGGCGAGTGAAGTCGTCGCCTCGAAGCCGAGCCGCTCGCGCGCCTTCGACGCGTCGCACACCCAGCCCGGCGCGAGCACCTGCGCGACCAGCTTCGAGCCGACCGGCAGCCGGCGCCCGAGCGCGCGGCCCACCGCGTCACCGGCGCGCCCGACCCCGCGCAGCAGCGCCTCCGGCACCGGCAGGCGGCGCGCCCGCACGCCGAGCGCCCGCGCCGCCTCCTCCATCAGCCCTCGCGCCGTGACCGGCTCCGGCGCCGCCAGGAAGAACGCCTCCCCGCGGGCCGCGTCGCGATCGGCGAGCAGCAGCAGCCCGCGGGCGCAGTCGTCCACGTCGATCCAGGACAGCGGGCGGTCGCCCAGGTCGAGCGCGAGCCCGGCCCGGGCGATCCGGAAGAACAGCAGGTTCTCCCGGTCGCCGGGGCCCATGATGCGGGGCGGCCGCGCGATGGCGACCGGGAGCTGCCCCGCGAAAGAGAGCGCCTCGCGCTCCGCCTCGGCCTTGGACGCACCGTACGGCTCGACCGGCGCGAGCGGCGCGTCCTCGCGGACGGGCTCCCGCGACGGCGCGCAGGCGGCCCGCGAGCCGGCCAGCACGAAGCGCCGGAGCCCGGGCGCGCGCTCCACGCACGCCTCCAGCGCGAGCCGGGTCGAGCCGGCGTTCACCCGCAGGAACTCCGCCGGGTCGGCGGCGCGCCGCACGCCCGCGAGGTGGAACACGAGCTCCTGCCCCGCCACGGCGGCGCGGAGCGCGCGCGGGTCGGTGACGTCCCCGACCATCACCTCGGCGCCGGCCTCGGCGAGCGCCTCCGAAGGGCGGCGGACCAGCGCGCGCACGCGGTCGCCGCGGGCGGCCAGCGCGCGCACGAGCGCCATGCCGAGGAAGCCGCCGGCGCCGGTGACGAGGGCTCGCATGGACGCCCGGATGTGAACCACGCGACCCGGCGCCCGTCAACCCGGCCGAGGGGCGGCGCCACCCCCCTTGTCCCCCGGCGGTCGCGCGCCCCAGCTTTGATTCGGACCCGGACGGGAGGTCCGTCGGGGAAGGGGGAGGGGCGATGAGATACCTGAGGGCGCTGGTGGCGGTGGTGGCGCTGGCGGTGGTGGCCCAGGCCGCCCGGGCGGACGACGACGTCTACGTGCGACGCCACGCAAACCCGATGGGCACGGTGGCGCGCGACACCATCGCGGGCGGCGTGGCCGGCTCCGCGGTGGCGGGCGGGATCATCCTCTACAACATGGGGATCCAGGATCACTCGGACTACGACTGGGGCCGCACGCTGGCCTGGGGCGCGCTGATCGGCGCCGGCGTGGGCCTGCTGTGGGGCATCGTGGACGTGTCCACCGCCCCGGACTACGCGATGCGAACGGCGGCGGTGGGGGCGCCGGTGCGCGACGGGCAGTCGCTCACCATGGACGTCCGCCGGCGGGACCAGTCGCGGCAGGAGACGTTCTCGCTGGTGAGCGGACGGTTCTGAGGCGTCGCTGCCGGGCGCGGGGAGGAGGGCCCCCGCGCCCGGCGGCCGATCCGCCGCCCGGTCGCACGATGGGTCGCGCCGCCGGCGGCGCTCGATTATCCTCGCGCGCGCCATGCCCACGCTCGCGCGCTCCGTGTGCCCCTTCGACTGTCCCGATGCCTGTGGCCTGCTCGTCGAGGTCGAGGACGGGCGCGCGGTGAAGGTCCGGGGCGACCCGGAGCACCCGTACTCGCAGGGCACCCTGTGCCCGAAGATGAACGGCTACGACCGGACGGTGCACTCGCCGGACCGGCTCACCCATCCTCTGATCCGCACCGGCCCGAAGGGCGCCGGGGCGTTCCGGCGCGCGACCTGGGACGAGGCCGTCGCGCTCGTGGCCGCGCGCTGGAAGGAGATCCTCGCCGCAGAGGGCGGGGAGGCGATCCTGCCGTACTCGTACGCCGGATCGATGGGCCTGGTGCAGCGGAACGCCGGCTTCCCGTTCTTCCACCGCCTGGGCGCGTCGCGGCTGGCCCGCACCATCTGCACGCCGGCCCAGGACGCCGGCTGGACCGCGGTGATGGGCGCCACCTCGGGCCCGGATCCGGACACGGTGCTCGGCTCGGACCTGGTGGTGCTCTGGGGCATCAACGCGGTCGCGACGAGCATCCACTTCGCCCAGCGGGCGCGCGAGGCGCGGCGGCGCGGCGCGCGGGTGCTGCTGGTGGACACCTACCGGACCGACACCGCCGCCGTCGCGGACGAGGTGATCCTGGTCCGGCCCGGCTCCGACGGCATGCTCGCGCTCGGGCTCGTCCACGTGCTCGCGCGCGAGGGGCTGGCCGACGAGGCGTTCCTGGCGAGCGAGACCGTCGGGTGGCCGGAGCTGAAGGCGGTCGCGCTCGCGGAGTGCCCGCCGGACGCGGTCGCGGCGGCGACCGGGCTCGCGCCGGAGGCGATCGTGGCGCTGGCGCGGACGCTGGCGCGGGCGCGCGCGCCGTTCTTCCGGATCGGCGGCGGCCCCTCGCGCTACGGCAACGGCGCCATGACCGTCCGCAGCGTGGTCGCGCTCGCGGCGGTGCTGGGGGCGCTCGGCCGCGAGGGCGGCGGCTGCCTCACCTCCACCGCCTCGTCGCAGGCGTTCGACCTCTCCCCGGTGCGCCGCGAGGACCTGCTCCCGCGCCCGGTGCGCGAGGTGAACATGAACCGGCTGGGCTGGGCGCTGAACGAGCTGCGCGACCCGCCCATCCGCTCGATGTACGTGTGGTGCTCGAACCCGGCCGCGGTCGCGCCCGACCAGAACGCGGTGCTGCGCGGGCTCTCGCGCGAGGACCTGTTCCTGGTGGTGCACGAGCGCTTCCTCACCGACACCGCGCGCCACGCGGACGTGGTCCTGCCGGCGACCACCTCGCTCGAGCACCTCGACGTCTACCGCTCCTACGGGCACTACACGGTCCAGCGGGCCGAGCCGGCCATCCCGCCGCTCGGCGAGGCGAAGCCGAACTGGGAGGTCTTCCAGCTCCTCGCCGCGGCCATGGGCTTCGACGAGCCGGTGTTCCGGACCAGCGCCGCCGAGCTGGCCGACCAGCTGCTCGCGCAGCGGTCGGCGTGGTGGGACGGCGTGGATCGCTCCCGGCTCGCGGAGGGGAAGGCGGTCCGCCTCGCGCCGCCGCCCGGCCCGCGCTGGCGCACCGCCTCCGGCCGCATCGAGCTCGCGAACCCGGCGCTGCGCGAGCGGGTGCCGCGGCCGATCGCGCCGCACGCGGACGGCGACCCGCTGCCGCTGAAGCTCGTCACCGCGCCCGCGCTCTACACGCTCAACTCCACCTTCCAGGAGCGGCCCGAGCTGCGCGCCAAGGCCGGCGGCATGCAGCTCCGGCTCGCGCCCTCGGAGGCCGCCGCGCGCGGGCTCTCCGACGGCCAGCGGGTGGTGGCCTGGAACGGCCTCGGCGAGGCGGCGTTCGTGCTGCGGGTCGAGGAGGGCGTGCCGCCCGGCGTGGCGGTGGCCGCCGGCGTGTTCTGGCTCGCGCACGCCCCGGGCGCACGGAACGTGAACGCGCTCACCTCGCAGCGGCTCACCGACGAGGCGGGCGGCTCCACCTTCTACGACAACCGCGTGGACGTCCGGGCGGCCTAGGCCGACCCGGGGCCCCGACCCAATCCGAACCGCTCCGCCCTGCGCCGGCTCTCGCCCGGACGGGCGAGCCATGCGTCCACGGGTAGACGAGCCGGGGCGAGACCTTGGGCCGCGGATGTTCTCGCGGGCCTTTGTGGTTTCATGATCGGCACCAGGAAGGGTAGCTGCTCCCCATTTTTGCCGATCGGACGCCCTCTCCTGTATCTTGCGCGCGATCATTTCCCGTTTCTCGGGAAGGAATGGGCACATGAACGACTATCGGTACGACTACCGGACCGTCCAGGGGTTCATCCTCTCGGCGATGTTCTGGGGCGTCGTCGGGATCCTGCTCGGGCTCCTCATCAGCGTGCAGCTGTGGGCGCCCGCCGCGAACTTCGCGCCGTACCTGACCTACGGTCGGCTGCGCCCGGTGCACACCAACGGCCTGATCTTCGGCCTGGGCGTGGGCGCCATCTTCGGCCTCTTCTATTACATCACCATGCGGCTCTGTAAGCGGCCGCTGCTGTTCCCGCGCCTCGCGCGCGTGCAGCTCTGGCTGTTCAACGCCGGCATCGTGGCCGCCGCGGTGTCGCTGCTGCTCGGCCAGACGCAGTCGCTCGAGTACGCCGAGCTGGAGTGGCCGCTCGACCTCGCCATCGTGGTGCTGTGGGTGATGCTGGCGGTGAACGTCTTCGGCACGATCCTGAAGCGGCGCGAGGAGCAGATGTACGTGTCGCTCTGGTACATCGTCGCGACCGTCATCACCATCGCGATCCTCTACGTCGTCAACAACCTCGCGGTGCCGGTGAGCCTGGGCAAGAGCTACCCGCTGTTCGCCGGGGTGAACTCCGCCAACGTGCAGTGGTGGTACGGGCACAACGCGGTCGGCTTCCTGCTCACCACGCCGATCCTGGCGATGTTCTACTACTTCCTCCCGAAGTCCACCGGGCTGCCCATCTACAGCCACCGGCTCTCCATCGTCGCGTTCTGGTCGCTGATCTTCGCGTACCTGTGGACCGGCGCGCACCACCTCGTCTACACGCCGCTGCCGGACTGGATCCAGACGCTCGCCATCGTGTTCACGATGTTCCTCATCGCGCCGTCGTGGGGCTCGGTGGTGAACGGCTACTACACGGTGGGCCAGGACTGGACCAGGATGCGGTCCAACTACCTCACCAAGTTCTTCATCCTCGGCATCACCTTCTACGGCCTGCAGACGGTGCAGGGGCCGACGCAGGGCCTCCGCGTCGTGTCGCAGCTCATCCACTTCACCGACTGGGTCCCCGGCCACGTGCACATGGGCACGATGGGCTGGGTGACCATGATCATCTGCGCGTCCATCTACTACGTGGTGCCGCGCATCAACGGGACCGAGCTCTACTCGGAGAAGCTCGCCAACGTTCACTTCTGGCTGGTGCTGGTGGGCCAGCTCCTGTTCTCGATCACGATGTGGATCACCGGCATCCGGCAGGGCTGGATGTGGAAGGCCACCGACGAGGCCGGCAAGCTCGAGTACACGTTCATGGACGGGGTGATCGGGAACTATCCGTACTGGCACACGCGCACGCTGGCCGGGATCATCTTCGCCGCGGGCATGGTGGTGTTCGTCTACAACGTGCTCATGACCATCCGGAAGGGGAGGGCGGCGCAGGCGGCCGCCGGCTCGGCCCCGACCACGGTGGCGGCGTAGGAGGGGATGACCATGAGTGAATCCAGCATCTACCGCAAGCCGGTGGCGTTCGCGGCGCTCGCGACCGTGGTGGTCCTCGCCGGCACCATCGCCACCATGGCGTACCCGATGCTCCGCCCGGAGCTGCACCCGAAGGTCGAGGGGCTGAAGCCGCTCTCGCCGCTGGAGCTGGCGGGGCGCGACGTCTACCAGCGGGAGGGCTGCGTGAACTGCCACACGCAGACCGTCCGCCCGCTGAAGAGCGAGGTGGTCCGCTACAAGGGCAACCGCGCGCCGGAGCCGTCCGGCCAGTACTCGCTGGCCGGCGAGTTCGCCTACGACCACCCGTTCCTGTGGGGCTCGAAGCGCACCGGCCCGGACCTCGCGTTCGAGGGCTGGATCAAGCCGTCGAAGGACTGGCACTACGCGCACTTCGAGGACCCGCAGAAGGTGGTGCCGCGCTCCAACATGCCGAAGTACGCGTTCCTGCGTCGCAACGCGCTCGAGGCCGCGAAGGTCCAGGCCAGCATGCGCGGGCTGCGCACGCTGGGCGTGCCGTACACCGACGCGGACCTCGCGGCGGTGCCCGCCGTGGTCGAGGGGAAGACCGAGCTGGACGCGCTGGTCGCGTACACCGTCTCGCTCGGCAAGGCGGTGAACCGCGCCGCGGCCGGCGGCGGCGAGGTGGACCTGGAGGCGCCGAACCCGTTCGCGACGGACGTGGCCGCGATCGCCAAGGGCAAGGCGCTGTTCGACGCGAACGCCTGCTCGGCGTGCCACGGCGACGAGGCGCAGGGGCAGGAGGGCGTGGCCCCGAACCTCATCGACGATCGGTTCCTGGGCGCCTCGCCCGACCTGCCCGACGCGGCGTACTTCGCCATGATCAAGGGCGGCAGCGACGCGAAGAAGGCGCTGGGCCGGCCCGGCGTGCCGGACGGCGGCATGGCGGCGTTCGGCGGGGACCTGTCCGACGACGACATCTGGGCGATCGTCGCGTGGCTCCGGAACCAGAAGGCGCACGAGGCGGCCGAGGGCCACCCCGGCGGCCACTAGGAGGCGCACCATGGCCGAAGAGCTGGACGACCTGACGAAGTTCGAGGCGAAGGGCACGTCCCACCACCTGCCGGTGGGCTGGCTGGCGCTGTTCTGGGGGCTGATCGTCTTCGGCGCCTACTACTACTGGGCGTACAGCCCTGCGCTGGGCGGCTGGTCGCAGGCGAAGGACCTCGAGACGGGGGGCGCCAGCTCCGGCGCGAACCTGCTCTGGACCATCGCGTTCACCGCCGTCCCGGCGCTGGTGGCGATCTGGATGGGCCTCACGCAGAAGAAGAAGGCGCGCTAGCGGAGGGCCCGATGGGAAGCCAGGAGCTCGCCTACACGGTCTTCGGCGGCACGATGTGCGTGGCGCTGCTGGGGATCATCGTCTTCTACTACTCGCGGAGGCGGAAGGACCGGGTGGAGGAGGCGAAGTACAAGATGCTCGAGGATGACGACGACTAGGCGGTTCCAGAGGTGGCGGCGCATCGCGGGGGCAGCCCAGGCACTCATCGTGCTGGGGCTGCCCTTCGTGTCCGTCGGCGGCGAGAGCGCCCTGCGGCTCGACGTGCCCGCGGGCCGCCTGCACGCGTTCGGCGCCTCGTACGGCGTGGACGAGATGTTCGTGGTGCTCGCCGCCACGCTCGCGCTCACCGCCGCGCTCCTGCTCGTGACGCTGCTGTTCGGCCGCGTCTGGTGCGGGTGGTCGTGCCCGCAGACGCTGCTCGGCGACCTCACCGCCTGGGTGGAGCCGGAGCGCCGCAAGCGCCCGCGCCGCTGGCGGCGGCCGCTCGGCTTCGCGGCGGTGGCGATCGTGTCCGCGGTCGCCTCGGCCAACCTGGTCTGGTACTTCGTGCCGCCGGGGGAGTTCTTCCGGCGGCTGGCCGCGGGGGCCCTCGGCCCGGTGGTGGCCGGCTCCTGGGCGGCCGGGTTCGCGGTGCTGTTCCTCGACCTCGCCTTCCTGCGGCAGCGCTTCTGCGCCACCGCCTGTCCGTACGCGAAGCTGCAGGGCGTCCTGTTCGACCGCAGCACGCTGGTGGTGGCCTACGACGCCGGGCGCGCCGCCGACTGCGTGGACTGCGGCGCCTGCGTGCGGGTGTGCCCCACCGGCATCGACATCCGGCACGGGCTGCAGATGGAGTGCATCGCCTGCGCGGCGTGCATCGACGCGTGCGAGCCGGTGATGCGCAGGCTGCGGCGCGCGCCGGACCTCGTCGGCTACTTCTACGGCGAGCCCGGCGGGCGGCCGCGCCTGGCCCGCCCCGCGGCCCTGCTGCTCGCCGGCGTCACCGCGGCCACGCTGGCGGTGCTGGTCGCGACCGTGGCCGGGCGCGCGCCGCTCGGGCTCACGGTGCTCGGCGACGAGGCCTACGCTCCGCGCCGCACGCCCGACGGCAGGGTGCTGAACGCGCTCTCGGTCGGGCTCGAGAACCGCGGCCGGCGGCCGGTGGAGGTGGAGCTGGCGCTGGAGCCGGGCGCCGGCGCCGAGGCCGAGCTGCGCCCGGCGCGCGTCGCGCTCGCCGCCGGCGAGCGCCGCCGGGTGCGCGTGCTCGCCGCCGTGCGCGGGCTGCCGGACGGGCGCAGCGCGGCCCGCGTCGTCGCCCGCCCGCTGCCGGAGGGCGCCGCCCCCGGCGAGCTCGCCTCGGCGGCCGTCTCCCTCGTCGCACCGGAGGTGAAGTGAAGCCCGTCATCGCCCTCGCCGTCCTGGCCGCGCTCGGCGCGGTGGGCGGCACCATCTGGATCGGCAGCCTGGTCCGCGAGGACACCGTGGTGGCCCAGCCCTACGAGGAGGGGCTGGAGTACGACCGCGAGCGGCGCGGGCGCGAGGCGCTCGGCTGGAGCGTGGAGGTCGCGCCGGCGGCCGGTCCCGGCGCGCTCGCGTTCGCGCTCCGCGACCGCGCCGGCCGCCCGCTGGACGGCGCCGAGGTGGCGCTCACCGTGGGCCGGCCGGACAGCGGGCGCGGGCAGTGGACCGCCGCCGCGCGGCCGCGCGAGGGCGGCGGCTACGCGGCCGACCTGGCCTTCCCGGCGCCGGGGCCGTGGGAGATCCGCTTCGACGTGCGCCGCGGGACCGATCGCGTGCGCCTGACGCGCACGGTGGAGGCGCCCGCCGCCGCGCCCGCCTGCGACCTCGCCGCGGGGCCGTGCACCGTCGAGCTCGGCGGCGCCGCGGTGACGGTGGAGCTCGCGCCGCGCCCGCCGCGCGCGCTCGCCGACCTCCGGGTGCTCGCCGACGTCCGCGCCGGCGGCGCGCCGGTGGACGGCGCAGCGCTCTCGGTGCGCTTCGGCATGAAGGGCATGGAGATGTTCCCGGCCGAGGCGCGGCTCGCGCCGGCCGGCCCGGGGCGCTACCAGGGCCAGACCGTGCTGGTCCGCTGCCCGAGCGGCCGCACCGACTGGACCGCCACCGTGTCCCTCGCGCGCCCCGGCGCGCCGGGCGCCACCGCCGAGCTGGGGTTCAAGGCCGCCGAGTGACCGCCGCGCTCGCCACCGCGCTCGCCACCGGGCTCCTCGGCGGCTTCGGCCACTGCCTCGGCATGTGCGGGCCGCTGGTGGGCGCGTTCGCGCTCGCGGCCGGGCCGCGCGGCACCGGGCGCGCGCTGCAGGGGCAGCTCGCGTACCACGCCGGGCGCATCACCACGTACGCGCTGGTCGGCGCGGCGATGGGGCTCACCGGCTCGTTCTTGAA from Anaeromyxobacter dehalogenans 2CP-C includes:
- a CDS encoding molybdopterin oxidoreductase family protein, yielding MPTLARSVCPFDCPDACGLLVEVEDGRAVKVRGDPEHPYSQGTLCPKMNGYDRTVHSPDRLTHPLIRTGPKGAGAFRRATWDEAVALVAARWKEILAAEGGEAILPYSYAGSMGLVQRNAGFPFFHRLGASRLARTICTPAQDAGWTAVMGATSGPDPDTVLGSDLVVLWGINAVATSIHFAQRAREARRRGARVLLVDTYRTDTAAVADEVILVRPGSDGMLALGLVHVLAREGLADEAFLASETVGWPELKAVALAECPPDAVAAATGLAPEAIVALARTLARARAPFFRIGGGPSRYGNGAMTVRSVVALAAVLGALGREGGGCLTSTASSQAFDLSPVRREDLLPRPVREVNMNRLGWALNELRDPPIRSMYVWCSNPAAVAPDQNAVLRGLSREDLFLVVHERFLTDTARHADVVLPATTSLEHLDVYRSYGHYTVQRAEPAIPPLGEAKPNWEVFQLLAAAMGFDEPVFRTSAAELADQLLAQRSAWWDGVDRSRLAEGKAVRLAPPPGPRWRTASGRIELANPALRERVPRPIAPHADGDPLPLKLVTAPALYTLNSTFQERPELRAKAGGMQLRLAPSEAAARGLSDGQRVVAWNGLGEAAFVLRVEEGVPPGVAVAAGVFWLAHAPGARNVNALTSQRLTDEAGGSTFYDNRVDVRAA
- a CDS encoding cbb3-type cytochrome c oxidase subunit I, with the translated sequence MNDYRYDYRTVQGFILSAMFWGVVGILLGLLISVQLWAPAANFAPYLTYGRLRPVHTNGLIFGLGVGAIFGLFYYITMRLCKRPLLFPRLARVQLWLFNAGIVAAAVSLLLGQTQSLEYAELEWPLDLAIVVLWVMLAVNVFGTILKRREEQMYVSLWYIVATVITIAILYVVNNLAVPVSLGKSYPLFAGVNSANVQWWYGHNAVGFLLTTPILAMFYYFLPKSTGLPIYSHRLSIVAFWSLIFAYLWTGAHHLVYTPLPDWIQTLAIVFTMFLIAPSWGSVVNGYYTVGQDWTRMRSNYLTKFFILGITFYGLQTVQGPTQGLRVVSQLIHFTDWVPGHVHMGTMGWVTMIICASIYYVVPRINGTELYSEKLANVHFWLVLVGQLLFSITMWITGIRQGWMWKATDEAGKLEYTFMDGVIGNYPYWHTRTLAGIIFAAGMVVFVYNVLMTIRKGRAAQAAAGSAPTTVAA
- a CDS encoding FixH family protein, with the translated sequence MKPVIALAVLAALGAVGGTIWIGSLVREDTVVAQPYEEGLEYDRERRGREALGWSVEVAPAAGPGALAFALRDRAGRPLDGAEVALTVGRPDSGRGQWTAAARPREGGGYAADLAFPAPGPWEIRFDVRRGTDRVRLTRTVEAPAAAPACDLAAGPCTVELGGAAVTVELAPRPPRALADLRVLADVRAGGAPVDGAALSVRFGMKGMEMFPAEARLAPAGPGRYQGQTVLVRCPSGRTDWTATVSLARPGAPGATAELGFKAAE
- a CDS encoding NAD-dependent epimerase/dehydratase family protein; translated protein: MRALVTGAGGFLGMALVRALAARGDRVRALVRRPSEALAEAGAEVMVGDVTDPRALRAAVAGQELVFHLAGVRRAADPAEFLRVNAGSTRLALEACVERAPGLRRFVLAGSRAACAPSREPVREDAPLAPVEPYGASKAEAEREALSFAGQLPVAIARPPRIMGPGDRENLLFFRIARAGLALDLGDRPLSWIDVDDCARGLLLLADRDAARGEAFFLAAPEPVTARGLMEEAARALGVRARRLPVPEALLRGVGRAGDAVGRALGRRLPVGSKLVAQVLAPGWVCDASKARERLGFEATTSLAASMTRAAAWYRAAGWL
- a CDS encoding 4Fe-4S dicluster domain-containing protein, which encodes MTTTRRFQRWRRIAGAAQALIVLGLPFVSVGGESALRLDVPAGRLHAFGASYGVDEMFVVLAATLALTAALLLVTLLFGRVWCGWSCPQTLLGDLTAWVEPERRKRPRRWRRPLGFAAVAIVSAVASANLVWYFVPPGEFFRRLAAGALGPVVAGSWAAGFAVLFLDLAFLRQRFCATACPYAKLQGVLFDRSTLVVAYDAGRAADCVDCGACVRVCPTGIDIRHGLQMECIACAACIDACEPVMRRLRRAPDLVGYFYGEPGGRPRLARPAALLLAGVTAATLAVLVATVAGRAPLGLTVLGDEAYAPRRTPDGRVLNALSVGLENRGRRPVEVELALEPGAGAEAELRPARVALAAGERRRVRVLAAVRGLPDGRSAARVVARPLPEGAAPGELASAAVSLVAPEVK
- a CDS encoding HAD family hydrolase, encoding MADPGKAAFFDIDGTLVRTNIVHAFAFYAMNQGTILGTAWQTARTLLSVPLFMAADRVNRKAFNELFYAYYRGQSEDRLETLATELFEDVLKPAVHPGSRRLVDEARRAGCRVVFVTGALDFTVRRLSEHLGADDLIANRMRFVQGVATGRVVPPIIEGAHKALVIRDWCVRNGVALEKSFAYSDSFSDYPMLAVVGHPAAVNPDARLARVARAYEWPVLRTTEG
- a CDS encoding cbb3-type cytochrome c oxidase subunit II; protein product: MSESSIYRKPVAFAALATVVVLAGTIATMAYPMLRPELHPKVEGLKPLSPLELAGRDVYQREGCVNCHTQTVRPLKSEVVRYKGNRAPEPSGQYSLAGEFAYDHPFLWGSKRTGPDLAFEGWIKPSKDWHYAHFEDPQKVVPRSNMPKYAFLRRNALEAAKVQASMRGLRTLGVPYTDADLAAVPAVVEGKTELDALVAYTVSLGKAVNRAAAGGGEVDLEAPNPFATDVAAIAKGKALFDANACSACHGDEAQGQEGVAPNLIDDRFLGASPDLPDAAYFAMIKGGSDAKKALGRPGVPDGGMAAFGGDLSDDDIWAIVAWLRNQKAHEAAEGHPGGH
- a CDS encoding LPXTG cell wall anchor domain-containing protein, with the protein product MGSQELAYTVFGGTMCVALLGIIVFYYSRRRKDRVEEAKYKMLEDDDD